Within the Petrotoga mexicana DSM 14811 genome, the region AAGTTCTTTCATAACCTATTTTTGAGAGCTCTCCATTTAACCTGCTTATGATTTCTCTGACTCGAGCAAAAATAATTTTATTTAAAAGACTTAGGGGAACGTAAGAATAACCGCTACCTGTCAATAATTGGAAATTCACCTTTTTCATTACTTTGGTTTCTCTTGAACATGCCCCTTCTTCTTCCAATAATCTATGGGCCTCTCTTTCAGAAACCTTAAGTATATTAGAAATATCTTTTAATACATATTTCATTCCATACGGAAAAGTGTAGAACAATTTTGGAATCCCCTCTTTAAAAATGATTATTCTACAAGAATTGTAACCAAAATCTATGACAGTGATTCCAACATTCCTATCGTTTGGAGTGGTAATAATATAACTACTTGATAAAGTTGAATCATATATAGGAATTTCAGAAGTATAGACAATGTCTTTTAAAACGTTAATTAACAGCGAAAAGGAATTTTCATCTACCCAAACAATATTTAGTGTTGTAGTTAAAGATTTTTCAGCAAAAAAAGAAACTGGATTTTTTACTCTTTTTTCGTCGATATGAAACTTCACAAAGTTAGAATCTAAAATTATTTTTCCTTCGTCTGTGTATTTTTTGATAACGCTTTTTTTGATGTTTCTAAGTTCATTTTCTCTAATTTCTGTTCTTTTACTAA harbors:
- a CDS encoding cell division protein FtsA, which produces MAKNYLIGIDIGSFFLKGVLFETDENGNIVPISLSKLPVEGIINGEIQDMESLRRSIETLIEKLNQESPKKVKNPEIIVGYSTNSLNITEENFTVEFSKRTEIRENELRNIKKSVIKKYTDEGKIILDSNFVKFHIDEKRVKNPVSFFAEKSLTTTLNIVWVDENSFSLLINVLKDIVYTSEIPIYDSTLSSSYIITTPNDRNVGITVIDFGYNSCRIIIFKEGIPKLFYTFPYGMKYVLKDISNILKVSEREAHRLLEEEGACSRETKVMKKVNFQLLTGSGYSYVPLSLLNKIIFARVREIISRLNGELSKIGYERTFEVGALQGGIVLTGGGSKIRNIESTVKELMGENFRKSSIVSFDSFKDIPEELIKDPEFQTVFGLIERYRIDLLEENLYEKSKETRSEPPKKSKSSKKTTTALKTFFKKITGGEEDAL